AAACAGATTAGACGATGCCCAAGCAACCTATGCTATTTTAGCTGAAAACCCTGAAAATAAAATTACAGCATTAAACGGCTCTGCTTTAGTATCTCACCTAAACGGAAAAGAAAAAGAGGCTTTACAATTAAGTCAACAAGCTTATGATAGTTTAGAGGCTTCTACAGATCCAACAGTAACGCAACAAACCACAGAGCGTTATGCACAAGCTTTAATTTGGAATAAAAAATATAAAACTGCGGATACGCTTATCGCGAAATTAATCGAAACTAAACCTAATGATAATTGGGTTTTAGCTTTACGTGCTACCCTTAATATTTATAAAAGTGATTTTAAAAAGAGTGTTATGGACTATGACCAAATTTTGGTTAATGATAGTACATCGTTTGATGGTAACTTAGGAAATGCAAACGCGCTAAAAGCTTTAGGAAAATATGATGCAGCTTATACCTCTGCAGAAAACACCTTAAAATTTTACGACAACCAAAAGGATGCATCCAATTTTATAAAAAACCTCAACACAACCTTTACACCAAATTACGAAGGAAAAACATCGTACACCTTTGATAATGGAGACAACGAAGCTTTTGCTTTTAATAACAATTTAGAGTTTCCGTTTTCAACAAAATTCAAACTTTTAGGAAGTTATAACTATAGAAGCACCAATAACCCAGTGACTAATAATGAAGCGACATCACATGACGTTAACTTTGGGCTTTCTTATCAGCTACTTCCAAACGTAACCTTTAAAGGTACTGCAGGACTAACCTCTGCAAAGGCAACCACTAATGATTACACACAATTATTAACAGATCTATCCTTTAATATTAAACCTTTTAAATTACAAGATTTAACTGTTGGTTACAAACGTGAATTACAAAGTTTTAATGCCGAGTTATTAGATCGTGAAATTGTACAGAATAACTTTTATGCCAACTACAGCTTAAACACCAATTTTAATGTCGGTTGGTTTACACAATACTTTTACACCAGTCAGAGTGATGACAATGCAAGAAACCTTTTATTTACCTCATTATATTATAACATTTTACCAAAACCATCACTTAAAGCAGGTATCAACTACCAATACATTACTTTTAAAAATCAAGTCCCAACCATT
This portion of the Olleya sp. Bg11-27 genome encodes:
- a CDS encoding tetratricopeptide repeat protein, which codes for MKLKFLTLLTLLLTVAFSHAQDMQEGFTYLETGKYAKAETFFSTILKEYPDNKTARLCYGRAIGLNGKPEDANTLFTNLLADYPTDFEVKLNYGESLLWTSNFPKAKTYFKSLIDEDPKSFPALLSYANTLSNLKEYEAALKYVDKALDVLPGNPNALTSKKYMYLGYAYQKQQVQQYDEAEILLKKNLALFNNDKDTLLNLANLYLIANRLDDAQATYAILAENPENKITALNGSALVSHLNGKEKEALQLSQQAYDSLEASTDPTVTQQTTERYAQALIWNKKYKTADTLIAKLIETKPNDNWVLALRATLNIYKSDFKKSVMDYDQILVNDSTSFDGNLGNANALKALGKYDAAYTSAENTLKFYDNQKDASNFIKNLNTTFTPNYEGKTSYTFDNGDNEAFAFNNNLEFPFSTKFKLLGSYNYRSTNNPVTNNEATSHDVNFGLSYQLLPNVTFKGTAGLTSAKATTNDYTQLLTDLSFNIKPFKLQDLTVGYKRELQSFNAELLDREIVQNNFYANYSLNTNFNVGWFTQYFYTSQSDDNARNLLFTSLYYNILPKPSLKAGINYQYITFKNQVPTIYFSPETFNAAEVFANIIKDEAITKPKEWFYELTAATGLQYIDDDSSQSTYRIQGKLGYKFSERCLANLFTTRSNIASATAAGFTFNEIGLRFKWLLFEKPVFRD